The Limnospira fusiformis SAG 85.79 genomic interval ATAATCAAGACCGCCTGACTGAATTAGACCTACATATTGGCGATACGGTAATTGTCCGTAAGGCTGGGGAAATTATCCCGGAAGTGGTGCGAGTATTGCCGGATTTGCGACCAACTGGCGCTAAACTGGTGACTATGCCGACTCATTGTCCTGAGTGTGGGGAAACTGTGGTAAAAACTCCACCGGAGGCGGTCACCCGCTGTATTAATTCCTCTTGTCCGGCTATTGTGCGCGGTTCTATTATTCACTGGTGCGGAAGAAGGGCTTTAGATATTAATGGTATTGGGGAAAAGCTGGTTCAGCAATTGGTTGAGACTCAATTGGTGCGATCGGTCGCTGACCTTTATCATCTTAATATGGATCAGTTGGTTGCCTTAGAACGCCAGGGCCAAAAATCAGCCCAGAAAATTCTGGAGGCGATCGCCGCTTCTAAAAAACAACCCTGGCATCGAGTATTATATGGTCTAGGTATTCGCTATGTCGGAGAGGTTAATGCTGAGTTACTCGCTCAAAATTTCCCGAGTTGTCAGAGTTTGGCGGCGGCTTCTTCCGCACAAATAGAAGGCGTTTATGGTATCGGCGCGGAAATTGCTACTTCTGTTTATCAGTGGTTCCAAAATCCTGCTAATATCAGTTTATGCGATCGACTTGAACAATCTGGTTTACAGCTTGCCAGTGTGCCGTCAACTGCACTAAAATCTACTCCCCAAGCGCAACCTTTCGCCGGAAAAACCTTTGTGCTTACCGGAACATTACCTACTCTCACCCGAGAGGAAGCTAAATCTATCATTGAGAAAGCTGGGGGAAAAGTAACTAATTCTGTTACCCAAAAAGTCGATTATTTACTATTAGGAGACAAGCCGGGATCGAAATTAGCAAAAGCTCAAAATCTGGGTATCGCAGAGTTATCCGAATTAGAGCTTTTAGAGATGGCAAAATAAGCCATGATTTAGGGTGTAAATTAAAGCCACAAATCATCATCATTGAACTGATGTATTAATTTACCAATCTCAATCCGGGTGACATATTCAGGGCTTGCTCAACTATATTTCTGCTACTTTTAGCCAGTCAATCCGATTAAATATACCTCTAAAAGCGCCATAGAAATATATGCTCAAAACCAATCAAATCATCTCCCTGCTGCTCATTTTTATTCCCATTTCCATTGTCGCCGAATATGGACACTGGGGAGCCACTATAATCTTTATAACCGCCGCCCTAGCCATTATTCCCCTGGCGGCTTGGATGGGTACAGCTACCGAAGAAATAGCAGTAGTTCTCGGCCCTAATTTAGGAGGGTTAATGAATGCCACATTTGGCAATGCTACCGAATTAATTATCGGTTTTGTCGCTCTCAAAGCCGGATTGGTAGAGGTAGTCAAAGCCAGCATTACCGGGTCAATTATTGGCAACTTATTACTGGTAATGGGTTTAGCCATGTTTCTGGGAGGATTAAGGTTCAAAGAACAAGAATTTCCCCCAGTAGTGGCTCGTCTGAATGCCTCAGCCATGACCTTAGCAGTAATTGCTATATTAGTTCCCACCGCCGTAGATGTCACGTCCAGCGGCATAGAGGAAAGCACCATGCAAACTCTGTCCGGTGCGGTGGCGCTAGTGTTGATTATAGTTTATATCCTCACCCTACTATTTTCCATGAAAACCCACTCCTATTTATATGATGTGGGATTAGCAGAAAACGAAGTAGAACCCGGAACGGGAGAAGAAATATCAGGGGAACCTCATCATCAAATCAATCTAAAATTATGGATTGTGGTGCTTTTAGTGGCTACAATTATGGTGGCGGTTGAGTCGGAGCTGTTGGTAGGTACTCTGGAAGAGGCTACCGAGAGTCTGGGTTTGACAGCACTATTTACCGGGGTGATCCTAGTTCCGATTATTGGGAATGCAGCCGAACACGCCACGGCTGTGACGGTTGCTATGAAAAATAAAATGGATCTGTCGGTGTCGGTGGCTGTAGGTTCGAGTTTACAGATTGCCCTCTTTGTAGCACCAGTGTTAGTTCTGGCGGGGTTGGTGCTAAATCAGCCAATGGATTTAGACTTTAATCCCTTTGAGTTAATAGCTGTGGCTGTATCGGTGGCGATCGCTAATTCGGTAAGTTCTGACGGCCGGTCGGACTGGTTGGAAGGGGTGTTGCTGCTGGCTGCATATATGGTTTTAGGAATAGCCTTTTTCTTTCATCCCGTCATGTTGTAACCCACCCCCAACCAACAAGCCACGTTTTGGTCGCTAATTAGTATCGAGGAGCCAAAATGTTATACTGGGTTGCAACGGTATCGGCTAGAATTATCATATATAGTAGCAGTCTTTATATGGCCGCCTTCCTGAAAGTCGCGATCGAGGCTTATGCTTTCCAGTTTGCTACTGTTTCCTTTCAATGTCTAAGCACCTATTCCCAAGCGATTGCCAAAAAGGATAGATATGTCTATGGATTTTGACGGTAGGTGGCTAAAGCCGATCTTGGCTTTTCCTCCCTGCTTTGAACAGGCAGGGCTTGCAAGTGTTAAGGTGTTTCCGTGAGTTATTGCCTCAATCCCAAATGCCCTAAACCCGATGATGAGTCGAATGCCAAACGACGCATTTGCGCTCAGTGTGGCTCTGATCTGTTTATACAGAGTCGTTATCGTGTTATCAAAAAGATGGGTGGGGGAGGATTTGGTCAAACTTTTGAGATTCTCGACCAAAAAGATAAGACTCGCAAAGTTTTAAAAGTTCTCCTCAAAGAACATCCCAAGGCGATCGCTCTGTTTAAACAAGAGGCGAAAGTTTTGAGTGAACTTAGTCATCCCGGCATCCCTAAAGTAGATAAAGATGGCTACTTTACCTTTATGCCGAAAGATGAGTCGCCGCTGCATTGTTTAGTCATGGAGAAAATCGAAGGGTTAGACCTTCAGGAGTGGATGAAGGAGCGCAAAAAAGAACCCATTAGCCCAGAATTAGCCATGGATTGGCTAAAACAACTGGTGGAAATTCTCGATCGCGTCCACAGTTTACAGTATTTTCACCGAGATATTAAACCTCAAAACATCATGCGAAAGCCTGATGGTCAACTGGTGTTAATTGATTTTGGCACAGCGCGGGAAGTGACCGAGACCATTATGGGGTTTAGTTCAAATGGCTCCGGCGAACAGGATAATGATAAGAAACGCGCCACAGGAATTGTCTCCCCTGGTTATACGCCGCCAGAACAAACGAACGGGAAAGCAGTACCTCAGTCGGACTTTTTTGCCCTGGGTCGGACTTTTGTTTATCTGTTGACGGGAAAACCCCCCACGGCTTACCCAGAAAATCCTCGCACTGGGAAACTTTTGTGGCGTAAGGGTGCGCCAAATATCCCGAAACAATTGGCGGATGTTCTTGATTATCTGATGGCACCATTTCCGGGAAATCGCCCCCAGAACCCTGGGGTAGTTCTCCAGTGTTTAGCTGAAGTGGAACTTAATCCGCCACCCCGCGATAGTGATGAAAGAGAAGATCCCAAATCAGATACCAAAGGTAAAAAGAAAGAACAGCTGAAGACGAAAATCCACCTCAGTGAACTGAAAATTAAGATTCCCTTCAAGGCTATTGGTATTCTGAGTGTGATTGTGACCATGGGGGGGTTGATTTATACCCAGGTAGACGGTTATCGGCGCTATGGCTTAATTCCGGCTAACCCTATGTTGGTGATTAGAGGGTGGCCTAATCGTATGTGGCTACTGGGGCATAAGGAGGCTTTAGGGCAGGTTTATGCTTTGGCGATCGCCCCAGACGGTGAAACTCTGGTTGCGGGAACTTTTGGCACAATTCGACGCTGGGGTATCCATTCTGGAGAGGTTTTTAATCCCGAAAGCGTCCATTCGAGTTGGGTAAGGGCCCTAGCATTCTCCCCCAATGGAGAGATTATGGTCAGTGGTAGTAATGATAAAACTATCCGTATGTGGTGGGGATCGCGTCAACGTACTATTGAAGGACATACAGGAAGTGTCCATGCTTTGGTTTTTAGTCCCAACGGTCAAATTTTAGCTAGTGGTAGCGAAGACAGGACTATTATTCTGTGGGATACCAATGGTCGGCGATTATCAACTATTCTCGCCCATGACCTCCCGGTTAATGCTTTGGCTTTCAATCCCCAGGGTAATGTTCTCGCTAGTGCTAGTGCAGATGCCAGTATCAGATTATGGAATGTCAATGTCGGTGATAGTAGTCGCCGACTGACAATTACTGGCCATGGAGATAGTATTAATGCGATCGCCTATAGCCCCGACGGTGAAACCATCGCCAGCGCTAGTGATGATGGAACCGTGCGCTTGTGGAATGCTAACACAGGGGAACAACTGCGGGTTTTTGAGGGACACAGAGGCCCGGTGAAATCCCTAGTGATTACCCCAGATGGCCAAACTTTAATTGCTGGAGGCGATCACATTGTTTTATGGAATCTCAACACCGGGGAAATAATCACTACCCTTTGGGGTCACGGAGACCTGATCACAGCCCTAGCCCTCACCCCAGACGGCAAAATCCTCACCAGTGGTAGTGAGGATAAAACCATTAAAATCTGGCAGCTAAAGCTGTAGCCCCAGAGGGGAGTTATATGGGGGGGTGTAGGTTGGCTCCGCGCGGTGGTCATTTGGGAATTAACCAGGCGATCGCTATATTGCCTAAACCCGCCCCTACTCCTCCCTCCGGGAAACTCTTAGCTTTCAGGCCCCTATTTTAGAAGCGGAAAGTAGTCCGCAGGGTTCCTACCAAAATATTAGCATTGCGGGCATTGTGATCAGGATTGGTCAAAACATAGAAGCCAGGAGTGATGGAAATGTAGTCGTTGAAAGCATAGCGATAGAAGGCTTCAATATGGAAGGAAGTATCGCGATCTTCCAAAGCGCCGATGTCATGGGAGGTAACTTTCGGAGGCATTCCGATAATAATACCACCCAAATCTCCTTCACTGAAAGCATCTGGGAAGCCCATAGTCACAGCCCAGTTAAGAATTGTAGCACTATCACTGCCACTTCTTTGTTGATGAGCCCAGGTAGCTCCAAACCAGCCACCCAACTCGAACTTCTCAACTATCCGCCAGTTAAACTGGAAGCCTAGGTTATCACTGGTGGTGGCGTTATCACCAAAGGGGCGATCGGCGATCCAGCTTCCGGTAGCACCCGCCATATTGACATCGTCGCTGGTGAAATATTTACGCGCGTACTCTACCCCAAAAGCCAGCCTGTCTGTGGGTTCATAGATCAACTGAGCCGACTTAGTATTGCTACCGTTGAATAAGCCATTACCAGCAGTAGCATCGGAGGCGTTACCAGCTAAATAACCCAGATTGAGTCTGAACTGACGATCATTACCAAAGGCAAACTTAGCCGCCGCCCCTGCACCTTCTGGACCCCGGAAAATGGCAGGGTTACGCTGACCAAACCGAGAAATTGAGGCATTAGAACCGCTGTTAAATGGGGTGATCACATCCATGATGTCATCTAAATCAAGGCTGTTAGCACCGATAAAGATGTGCGCCCGACGATTGAAGGCGGGGAAACGGTAGTACAAATCATCTAGCTCTATCCCATTGGAATTGCCATCAATAGCAGTCCGAGACATTAAGGTATTGGTCAGGTTAAATCTGCTGAGGTTAGGGAGATCTCTCGCTTGCAGACGGGTTCTCAATAGGTCTTCGCCGGTAAAGCTGGTATCAAAGTTCAGACGAACCCGGTAGCCCAAATAAGTTTGAGTGGGGTCTTCATTGCGATTGCCTTGGGGACCTCCAGCCACGTTATGTCTGGCGCGATCGCCAAAGCTATCTCCTGGCCAGAACACTACTTCCCCGCGCAGTTTGGTAGTGGTGGAGAACTGATTAGCCTCCAATTCAGCCGTCCGCGCTTCCAAAGCGTACACACGGCCGCGCAAAGTTGCCAATTCCGCCGCAAACTCTTCCTGGAGCCGTTGCAGAACCGCCAAATCTTCGCGAGTTACCAAATTAGCCACAGAAGCCGCAATCAATTCGTTAACCCGTTCCAAACAGGCATTTAAACCAGCCGCAAACTCAAAACGAGTCATGGCGCGGTTTCCTCTAAAGGTTCCGTCTGGATAACCTGCAATACAGCCATAACGTTCTACCAAAGACTGAAGCGCTTGGAATGCCCAATCTGTAGGTTGAACGTCAGACAATTGAGATACAGAGGTCACCTGCTCCATAGAGTCGGCAACTTCACTGTATAGATTGATTTGTTCTAGGTCGGCAATTCTGAGTTCCTGTTCCATCTCAGGTTGTACCTGAGCTACCTCTTGGGTTTCGGCAGAGGACTCAAAACCTAAATCCATTACATTCTGAGACAGAGGAGCCGTGTTATCGACCTCTGGCGCAACTGCCATTAGCGAGGTAGTATCCGCATCCAGGCTAAATTGACTAACTCCTTCCGCTGCATCTGAAGCTAGGGATGCCACTTGGGAAGTAGTAACCAGCTTGTCTGAAGGGCTGTCTGTGGCTAATGCAGCAGTTGTGCTTAACAGAAGAGCAGCACCCAGAAAGCCTGGACTCTGCTTGAGAGTGTTCCATAGAATTTTGTTCATCATCTCAAATCTCACACCGACTTAAAAAGACCTAAGCGAGGATGTCCCCAGCTCGAATGAACCAATAGTATCACGATTTCACGTAAAACTCCTGGGAGGGTTGGAAGCTCCGTGATTGCTCACGGAGAGGAAAACTGACTCAAGCGGATGACCGCCGCCAGCACCCCCTTGCGGGGTGGAGGGGTATGGTTGCCCCTCCATGGAGCTATGGTTGGCTCCGACTCCCTTGCGGGGTAATGTTTGCGCTTGCGCTAACGCGCACGCTGCGCGAACGCCAATGTTCAGAGTCGGTACTATCCAAATCGCACGTCCTTAACCCCTTAGAGATGTTTAACGATTCGGTTCTAGAGCCTGGAACTAGCACGCATTCCAGGGTAGGAACTTTAACTCTTGCTCTGAACGGAGCCAGTTAAGGCTATAGCTGGTCAGCTACCTGAAAGGGGGGCACGAAGCCCCCGTGCTTCAGCCGGGGGTGCTGACATCCTAACAGTAGGTGATTACATTAAACGATCGCACCCAAATTTTGTCTACGGATTGCCACAATAGAGGGCTTGGGGGGGTCTGTGGGGTTTTTACCTGGCCAGTTAGAGCCGATGGGAACCTCACGGGTTTGCATAAACTCCTGACCATCCAGACCAGTCATGGCAAACTCACGAAATTGGGATGCCATATTTCGGCGCTTACCATTATACTCTCCCGGATGTTGTACTGCCACAAATAGAGTTTGCTGATCGGGGCTAAAAAATGGTCCGCACAATTCACATTCCATGGGTCCGATCGCAAACAGATAGGCTTGAC includes:
- the cax gene encoding calcium/proton exchanger, producing the protein MLKTNQIISLLLIFIPISIVAEYGHWGATIIFITAALAIIPLAAWMGTATEEIAVVLGPNLGGLMNATFGNATELIIGFVALKAGLVEVVKASITGSIIGNLLLVMGLAMFLGGLRFKEQEFPPVVARLNASAMTLAVIAILVPTAVDVTSSGIEESTMQTLSGAVALVLIIVYILTLLFSMKTHSYLYDVGLAENEVEPGTGEEISGEPHHQINLKLWIVVLLVATIMVAVESELLVGTLEEATESLGLTALFTGVILVPIIGNAAEHATAVTVAMKNKMDLSVSVAVGSSLQIALFVAPVLVLAGLVLNQPMDLDFNPFELIAVAVSVAIANSVSSDGRSDWLEGVLLLAAYMVLGIAFFFHPVML
- a CDS encoding serine/threonine-protein kinase; its protein translation is MSYCLNPKCPKPDDESNAKRRICAQCGSDLFIQSRYRVIKKMGGGGFGQTFEILDQKDKTRKVLKVLLKEHPKAIALFKQEAKVLSELSHPGIPKVDKDGYFTFMPKDESPLHCLVMEKIEGLDLQEWMKERKKEPISPELAMDWLKQLVEILDRVHSLQYFHRDIKPQNIMRKPDGQLVLIDFGTAREVTETIMGFSSNGSGEQDNDKKRATGIVSPGYTPPEQTNGKAVPQSDFFALGRTFVYLLTGKPPTAYPENPRTGKLLWRKGAPNIPKQLADVLDYLMAPFPGNRPQNPGVVLQCLAEVELNPPPRDSDEREDPKSDTKGKKKEQLKTKIHLSELKIKIPFKAIGILSVIVTMGGLIYTQVDGYRRYGLIPANPMLVIRGWPNRMWLLGHKEALGQVYALAIAPDGETLVAGTFGTIRRWGIHSGEVFNPESVHSSWVRALAFSPNGEIMVSGSNDKTIRMWWGSRQRTIEGHTGSVHALVFSPNGQILASGSEDRTIILWDTNGRRLSTILAHDLPVNALAFNPQGNVLASASADASIRLWNVNVGDSSRRLTITGHGDSINAIAYSPDGETIASASDDGTVRLWNANTGEQLRVFEGHRGPVKSLVITPDGQTLIAGGDHIVLWNLNTGEIITTLWGHGDLITALALTPDGKILTSGSEDKTIKIWQLKL
- a CDS encoding iron uptake porin codes for the protein MNKILWNTLKQSPGFLGAALLLSTTAALATDSPSDKLVTTSQVASLASDAAEGVSQFSLDADTTSLMAVAPEVDNTAPLSQNVMDLGFESSAETQEVAQVQPEMEQELRIADLEQINLYSEVADSMEQVTSVSQLSDVQPTDWAFQALQSLVERYGCIAGYPDGTFRGNRAMTRFEFAAGLNACLERVNELIAASVANLVTREDLAVLQRLQEEFAAELATLRGRVYALEARTAELEANQFSTTTKLRGEVVFWPGDSFGDRARHNVAGGPQGNRNEDPTQTYLGYRVRLNFDTSFTGEDLLRTRLQARDLPNLSRFNLTNTLMSRTAIDGNSNGIELDDLYYRFPAFNRRAHIFIGANSLDLDDIMDVITPFNSGSNASISRFGQRNPAIFRGPEGAGAAAKFAFGNDRQFRLNLGYLAGNASDATAGNGLFNGSNTKSAQLIYEPTDRLAFGVEYARKYFTSDDVNMAGATGSWIADRPFGDNATTSDNLGFQFNWRIVEKFELGGWFGATWAHQQRSGSDSATILNWAVTMGFPDAFSEGDLGGIIIGMPPKVTSHDIGALEDRDTSFHIEAFYRYAFNDYISITPGFYVLTNPDHNARNANILVGTLRTTFRF